The following coding sequences are from one Culex quinquefasciatus strain JHB chromosome 1, VPISU_Cqui_1.0_pri_paternal, whole genome shotgun sequence window:
- the LOC6049222 gene encoding cathepsin B: protein MFRAVLVLAVVGQAAFAQYGRSSGSQSGSFPPYEATISIAEKVRPLATTWTPGANPLPPNLYRTGAKREDLEKHRLPLGILVVKDHIVLPERFDARDRWPECTSLKQIRNQGCCGSCWAISAAETFTDRWCIHSEDKDQFSFGAYDLLSCCHSCGDGCQGGNLGPAWQFWVQRGVSSGGPYNSRQGCHPYPVDVCHSADEDADTPKCTRKCQSMYNVTNVSDDRRFGRVAYSVSQDEERIKEEIFRNGPVQASFDVYLDFKAYKTGVYRHVFGPMEGGHAVKMIGWGVENGTKYWLCSNSWGEDWGERGFFKIVRGENHCGIESDVHAGLPHYAKRDQIDY from the coding sequence ATGTTCCGCGCCGTCCTAGTGCTGGCCGTCGTCGGCCAGGCCGCGTTCGCCCAGTACGGCCGCTCCTCGGGTAGCCAATCCGGCAGCTTCCCTCCGTACGAGGCCACGATCTCGATCGCCGAAAAGGTACGCccactggccaccacctggactcCGGGAGCGAACCCGCTACCACCGAACCTCTACCGGACCGGTGCCAAGCGCGAGGATCTGGAGAAGCACCGACTTCCGCTCGGGATTCTGGTCGTCAAGGACCACATCGTACTGCCGGAACGGTTCGATGCCCGCGACCGTTGGCCAGAGTGCACCAGCTTAAAGCAGATCCGGAACCAAGGCTGCTGCGGATCTTGCTGGGCTATTTCCGCTGCGGAGACCTTCACCGATCGTTGGTGCATCCACTCGGAGGATAAGGACCAGTTCTCGTTCGGAGCGTACGACCTGCTGTCCTGTTGCCACTCGTGCGGTGACGGATGTCAGGGTGGAAACCTTGGACCGGCTTGGCAGTTCTGGGTTCAGCGTGGAGTCTCCAGCGGTGGTCCGTACAACTCCCGCCAGGGGTGTCATCCGTACCCGGTTGACGTGTGCCATTCAGCCGATGAGGACGCCGATACCCCCAAGTGTACCCGCAAGTGTCAGTCCATGTACAACGTGACCAACGTATCCGACGATCGTCGGTTCGGCCGGGTGGCCTATTCTGTGTCCCAGGACGAGGAGCGCATCAAGGAGGAAATCTTCCGTAACGGACCGGTTCAAGCGTCCTTCGACGTCTACCTGGACTTCAAGGCGTACAAGACTGGAGTGTACCGGCACGTGTTTGGCCCCATGGAGGGAGGTCACGCCGTCAAGATGATCGGCTGGGGTGTTGAGAACGGCACCAAGTACTGGCTGTGCAGCAACTCGTGGGGTGAGGACTGGGGTGAGCGAGGTTTCTTCAAGATCGTCCGCGGGGAGAACCACTGCGGCATTGAGTCCGATGTGCACGCTGGACTGCCGCACTACGCCAAGCGGGATCAGATCGACTACTGA
- the LOC6049227 gene encoding cathepsin B has product MIRALLLLVCCQAALSIDSSSFIKQAQVPGQNQNSVQQQAASRASANIAAMVRNRTNSWTAGAPRQPLSSYRVGVNMEDLESKRLKPGILILKEDIDLPEQFDARDKWPQCPSLREIRNQGCCGSCWAISAAEAFTDRWCIHSPEHTTFSFGSFDLISCCHSCGDGCQGGVLGPAWDYWVQKGVSSGGPYNSKQGCHSYPFDTCHSPDEDDDAPKCSRKCQSSYSVQDVSKDRRFGRVAYSVVADEHRIMEEIFVNGPVQAAFQVYLDFKTYKSGVYRHVTGPLEGGHAIKILGWGVENGTKYWLCSNSWGEDWGDHGFFKIVRGENHLGIETDVHAGLPHYRKHKEMFEYDY; this is encoded by the coding sequence ATGATCCGCGCCCTTCTGCTCCTGGTGTGCTGCCAGGCTGCTTTGTCCATTGACAGCAGCAGCTTCATCAAGCAGGCTCAGGTCCCTGGCCAGAACCAGAACTCGGTCCAACAGCAGGCCGCCAGTCGCGCCTCGGCCAACATCGCCGCCATGGTCCGCAACCGAACCAACTCGTGGACCGCTGGAGCACCTCGGCAGCCGCTGTCCTCGTACCGCGTCGGAGTCAACATGGAGGATCTGGAGTCTAAGCGGCTCAAGCCGGGCATCTTGATCTTGAAGGAGGATATCGACCTGCCGGAGCAGTTTGACGCCCGCGACAAGTGGCCTCAGTGCCCAAGTCTGCGCGAAATCCGTAACCAGGGCTGCTGCGGATCGTGCTGGGCCATTTCCGCCGCGGAGGCCTTCACCGATCGGTGGTGCATCCACTCGCCGGAGCATACCACGTTCTCGTTCGGATCGTTCGACCTGATCTCGTGCTGTCACTCTTGTGGAGACGGCTGCCAGGGAGGAGTTCTCGGACCGGCCTGGGATTACTGGGTCCAGAAGGGAGTCTCCAGCGGAGGTCCGTACAATTCCAAGCAGGGCTGTCACTCGTATCCGTTTGACACGTGCCACTCCCCGGATGAGGATGACGACGCTCCGAAATGTTCCCGCAAGTGCCAATCCAGCTACAGCGTTCAGGATGTTTCCAAGGATCGTCGCTTTGGCCGCGTAGCGTACTCCGTGGTCGCGGACGAGCACCGCATCATGGAGGAGATCTTCGTGAACGGACCCGTGCAGGCCGCCTTCCAGGTTTACCTGGACTTCAAGACGTACAAGAGTGGAGTGTACCGTCACGTGACGGGACCACTGGAGGGAGGTCACGCCATCAAGATCCTCGGCTGGGGCGTTGAGAACGGCACCAAGTACTGGCTGTGCAGCAACTCGTGGGGTGAGGACTGGGGCGATCACGGCTTCTTCAAGATTGTCCGCGGTGAGAACCATCTGGGCATTGAGACCGATGTGCACGCCGGACTGCCGCATTATCGCAAGCACAAGGAGATGTTTGAGTACGATTACTGA